One Molothrus ater isolate BHLD 08-10-18 breed brown headed cowbird chromosome 13, BPBGC_Mater_1.1, whole genome shotgun sequence DNA window includes the following coding sequences:
- the PARP6 gene encoding protein mono-ADP-ribosyltransferase PARP6 isoform X1 → MDLKGQYWTDDDSDGDNESEEFLYGVQGTCAADLYRHPQLDADIEAVKEIYSENAVAVREYGTIDDVDIDLHVNISFLDEEVATAWKVLRTEPIVLRLRFSLSQYLDGPEPSIEVFQPSNKEGFGLGLQLKKILGMFTSQQWKHLSNDFLKTQQEKRHSWFKTSGTIKKFRAGLSIFSPIPKSPSFPVIQDSVLKGKLGIPEPRVNRLMNRSVSCMVKNPKVEVFGYPPASTQAGVAPFNILVGGHCKNIPTLEYGFLVQIMKYAEQRIPTLNEYCVVCDEQHVFQNGSMLKPAVCTRELCVFSFYTLGVMSGAAEEVATGAEVVDLLVAMCRAALESPRKSIIFEPYPSVVDPNDPKTLAFNPKKKNYERLQKALDSVMSIREMTQGSYLEIKKQMDKLDPLAHPLLQWIISSNRSHIVKLPLSRQLKFMHTSHQFLLLSSPPAKEARFRTAKKLYGSTFAFHGSHIENWHSILRNGLVNASYTKLQVPVCSLHPAQGGQGGGRKAGREQTLGSARLPPLPPCLNCWGDPTTLTLVFSRKLHGAAYGKGIYLSPISSISFGYSGMGKGQHRMPSKDELVQRYNRMNTIPQTRSIQSRFLQSRNLNCIALCEVITSKDLQKHGNIWVCPVSDHVCTRFFFVYEDGQVGDANINTQDPKIQKEIMRVIGTQVYTN, encoded by the exons ATG gacCTCAAGGGCCAGTACTGGACGGACGATGACTCCGATGGGGACAATGAGTCCGAGGAGTTCCTCTATGGCGTGCAG gggaCCTGCGCCGCCGACCTGTACCGGCACCCACAGCTGGACGCCGACATCGAGGCGGTGAAGGAGATCTACAGCGAGAATGCCGTGGCCGTCAG GGAGTATGGGACCATCGATGACGTGGACATCGACCTCCATGTGAACATCAGCTTCCTCGAT gaggaggtggcGACGGCGTGGAAGGTGCTGCGGACGGAGCCCATCGTCCTCCGCCTGCgcttctccctctcccagtACCTCGATGGCCCCG AACCGTCCATCGAGGTTTTCCAGCCGTCCAACAAGGAGGGCTTCGGGCTGGGTCTGCAGCTGAAGAA GATCCTGGGCATGTTCACATCCCAGCAATGGAAACATCTCAGCAATGATTTCCTGAAGACCCAGCAGGAGAAGCGGCACAGCTGGTTCAAGACAAGCGGCACCATCAAGAAGTTCCGTGCTGGGCTCAGCATCTTCTCACCCATCCCCAA GTCTCCCAGCTTCCCTGTTATCCAAGATTCAGTGCTGAAGGGCAAACTGGGCATCCCCGAGCCTCGTGTGAACCGCCTGATGAACCGCTCCGTGTCCTGCATGGTGAAGAATCCCAAGGTGGAAGTTTTTGGCTACCCACCCGCCAGCACCCAGGCAGGTGTTGCCCCCTTCAACATCCTG GTCGGCGGCCACTGCAAGAACATCCCCACGCTGGAGTACGGCTTCCTCGTGCAG ATCATGAAGTACGCGGAGCAGCGGATCCCGACGCTCAACGAGTACTGCGTGGTGTGTGACGAGCAGCACGTCTTCCAGAACGGCTCCATGCTGAAG CCGGCCGTGTGCACCCGGGAGCTCTGCGTCTTCTCCTTCTACACGCTGGGCGTCATGTCCGGCGCGGCCGAGGAGGTGGCCACGGGTGCCGAG GTGGTGGACCTGCTGGTGGCCATGTGCCGCGCTGCCCTCGAGTCCCCTCGCAAGAGCATCATCTTCGAGCCTTACCCCTCCGTGGTGGACCCCAACGACCCCAAAACTCTGGCCTTCAACCCCAAG AAGAAGAACTACGAGCGGCTGCAGAAGGCCCTGGACAGTGTGATGTCCATCCGGGAGATGACCCAG GGGTCCTACCTGGAGATCAAGAAGCAGATGGACAAGCTGGACCCCCTGGCACATCCCCTCCTGCAGTG GATAATCTCCAGCAACAGATCCCACATTGTCAAGCTGCCTCTCAGCAGG CAGCTGAAGTTCATGCACACCTCCCACCAGttcctcctgctcagcagccccCCGGCCAAGGAAGCTCGGTTCCGCACGGCCAAGAAACTCTACGGCAGCACCTTCGCTTTCCA TGGCTCTCACATTGAGAACTGGCATTCCATCCTCCGCAACGGGCTGGTCAACGCCTCCTACACCAAACTGCAGGTACCGGTCTGCTCCCTGCACCCAGCACAAggcgggcagggagggggcaggaaggcagggagggagcagacaTTGGGAAGTGCCAGGCTTCCTCCACTACCGCCGTGCCTGAACTGTTGGGGTGATCCCACCACGCTCACCCTGGTATTTTCCCGCAAGCTGCATGGAGCAGCCTATGGCAAGGGCATCTATCTGAGCCCCATCTCCAGTATTTCCTTTGGATACTCAG GAATGGGGAAAGGGCAGCACCGGATGCCGTCGAAGGATGAGCTGGTGCAGCGGTACAACCGGATGAACACGATCCCCCAG ACCCGCTCCATCCAGTCCCGCTTCCTCCAGAGCCGCAACCTGAACTGCATCGCGCTTTGCGAAg TGATCACCTCCAAGGACCTGCAGAAACACGGCAACATCTGGGTCTGCCCTGTCTCGGACCACGTCTGCACACGCTTCTTCTTTGT GTACGAAGATGGCCAAGTGGGAGATGCCAATATCAATACTCaggaccccaaaatccagaaGGAGATCATGCGTGTGATCGGGACTCAGGTGTACACAAACTGA
- the PARP6 gene encoding protein mono-ADP-ribosyltransferase PARP6 isoform X3 — protein MDLKGQYWTDDDSDGDNESEEFLYGVQGTCAADLYRHPQLDADIEAVKEIYSENAVAVREYGTIDDVDIDLHVNISFLDEEVATAWKVLRTEPIVLRLRFSLSQYLDGPEPSIEVFQPSNKEGFGLGLQLKKILGMFTSQQWKHLSNDFLKTQQEKRHSWFKTSGTIKKFRAGLSIFSPIPKSPSFPVIQDSVLKGKLGIPEPRVNRLMNRSVSCMVKNPKVEVFGYPPASTQAGVAPFNILVGGHCKNIPTLEYGFLVQIMKYAEQRIPTLNEYCVVCDEQHVFQNGSMLKPAVCTRELCVFSFYTLGVMSGAAEEVATGAEVVDLLVAMCRAALESPRKSIIFEPYPSVVDPNDPKTLAFNPKKKNYERLQKALDSVMSIREMTQGSYLEIKKQMDKLDPLAHPLLQWIISSNRSHIVKLPLSRLKFMHTSHQFLLLSSPPAKEARFRTAKKLYGSTFAFHGSHIENWHSILRNGLVNASYTKLQLHGAAYGKGIYLSPISSISFGYSGMGKGQHRMPSKDELVQRYNRMNTIPQTRSIQSRFLQSRNLNCIALCEVITSKDLQKHGNIWVCPVSDHVCTRFFFVYEDGQVGDANINTQDPKIQKEIMRVIGTQVYTN, from the exons ATG gacCTCAAGGGCCAGTACTGGACGGACGATGACTCCGATGGGGACAATGAGTCCGAGGAGTTCCTCTATGGCGTGCAG gggaCCTGCGCCGCCGACCTGTACCGGCACCCACAGCTGGACGCCGACATCGAGGCGGTGAAGGAGATCTACAGCGAGAATGCCGTGGCCGTCAG GGAGTATGGGACCATCGATGACGTGGACATCGACCTCCATGTGAACATCAGCTTCCTCGAT gaggaggtggcGACGGCGTGGAAGGTGCTGCGGACGGAGCCCATCGTCCTCCGCCTGCgcttctccctctcccagtACCTCGATGGCCCCG AACCGTCCATCGAGGTTTTCCAGCCGTCCAACAAGGAGGGCTTCGGGCTGGGTCTGCAGCTGAAGAA GATCCTGGGCATGTTCACATCCCAGCAATGGAAACATCTCAGCAATGATTTCCTGAAGACCCAGCAGGAGAAGCGGCACAGCTGGTTCAAGACAAGCGGCACCATCAAGAAGTTCCGTGCTGGGCTCAGCATCTTCTCACCCATCCCCAA GTCTCCCAGCTTCCCTGTTATCCAAGATTCAGTGCTGAAGGGCAAACTGGGCATCCCCGAGCCTCGTGTGAACCGCCTGATGAACCGCTCCGTGTCCTGCATGGTGAAGAATCCCAAGGTGGAAGTTTTTGGCTACCCACCCGCCAGCACCCAGGCAGGTGTTGCCCCCTTCAACATCCTG GTCGGCGGCCACTGCAAGAACATCCCCACGCTGGAGTACGGCTTCCTCGTGCAG ATCATGAAGTACGCGGAGCAGCGGATCCCGACGCTCAACGAGTACTGCGTGGTGTGTGACGAGCAGCACGTCTTCCAGAACGGCTCCATGCTGAAG CCGGCCGTGTGCACCCGGGAGCTCTGCGTCTTCTCCTTCTACACGCTGGGCGTCATGTCCGGCGCGGCCGAGGAGGTGGCCACGGGTGCCGAG GTGGTGGACCTGCTGGTGGCCATGTGCCGCGCTGCCCTCGAGTCCCCTCGCAAGAGCATCATCTTCGAGCCTTACCCCTCCGTGGTGGACCCCAACGACCCCAAAACTCTGGCCTTCAACCCCAAG AAGAAGAACTACGAGCGGCTGCAGAAGGCCCTGGACAGTGTGATGTCCATCCGGGAGATGACCCAG GGGTCCTACCTGGAGATCAAGAAGCAGATGGACAAGCTGGACCCCCTGGCACATCCCCTCCTGCAGTG GATAATCTCCAGCAACAGATCCCACATTGTCAAGCTGCCTCTCAGCAGG CTGAAGTTCATGCACACCTCCCACCAGttcctcctgctcagcagccccCCGGCCAAGGAAGCTCGGTTCCGCACGGCCAAGAAACTCTACGGCAGCACCTTCGCTTTCCA TGGCTCTCACATTGAGAACTGGCATTCCATCCTCCGCAACGGGCTGGTCAACGCCTCCTACACCAAACTGCAG CTGCATGGAGCAGCCTATGGCAAGGGCATCTATCTGAGCCCCATCTCCAGTATTTCCTTTGGATACTCAG GAATGGGGAAAGGGCAGCACCGGATGCCGTCGAAGGATGAGCTGGTGCAGCGGTACAACCGGATGAACACGATCCCCCAG ACCCGCTCCATCCAGTCCCGCTTCCTCCAGAGCCGCAACCTGAACTGCATCGCGCTTTGCGAAg TGATCACCTCCAAGGACCTGCAGAAACACGGCAACATCTGGGTCTGCCCTGTCTCGGACCACGTCTGCACACGCTTCTTCTTTGT GTACGAAGATGGCCAAGTGGGAGATGCCAATATCAATACTCaggaccccaaaatccagaaGGAGATCATGCGTGTGATCGGGACTCAGGTGTACACAAACTGA
- the PARP6 gene encoding protein mono-ADP-ribosyltransferase PARP6 isoform X4, with translation MDLKGQYWTDDDSDGDNESEEFLYGVQGTCAADLYRHPQLDADIEAVKEIYSENAVAVREYGTIDDVDIDLHVNISFLDEEVATAWKVLRTEPIVLRLRFSLSQYLDGPEPSIEVFQPSNKEGFGLGLQLKKILGMFTSQQWKHLSNDFLKTQQEKRHSWFKTSGTIKKFRAGLSIFSPIPKSPSFPVIQDSVLKGKLGIPEPRVNRLMNRSVSCMVKNPKVEVFGYPPASTQVGGHCKNIPTLEYGFLVQIMKYAEQRIPTLNEYCVVCDEQHVFQNGSMLKPAVCTRELCVFSFYTLGVMSGAAEEVATGAEVVDLLVAMCRAALESPRKSIIFEPYPSVVDPNDPKTLAFNPKKKNYERLQKALDSVMSIREMTQGSYLEIKKQMDKLDPLAHPLLQWIISSNRSHIVKLPLSRQLKFMHTSHQFLLLSSPPAKEARFRTAKKLYGSTFAFHGSHIENWHSILRNGLVNASYTKLQLHGAAYGKGIYLSPISSISFGYSGMGKGQHRMPSKDELVQRYNRMNTIPQTRSIQSRFLQSRNLNCIALCEVITSKDLQKHGNIWVCPVSDHVCTRFFFVYEDGQVGDANINTQDPKIQKEIMRVIGTQVYTN, from the exons ATG gacCTCAAGGGCCAGTACTGGACGGACGATGACTCCGATGGGGACAATGAGTCCGAGGAGTTCCTCTATGGCGTGCAG gggaCCTGCGCCGCCGACCTGTACCGGCACCCACAGCTGGACGCCGACATCGAGGCGGTGAAGGAGATCTACAGCGAGAATGCCGTGGCCGTCAG GGAGTATGGGACCATCGATGACGTGGACATCGACCTCCATGTGAACATCAGCTTCCTCGAT gaggaggtggcGACGGCGTGGAAGGTGCTGCGGACGGAGCCCATCGTCCTCCGCCTGCgcttctccctctcccagtACCTCGATGGCCCCG AACCGTCCATCGAGGTTTTCCAGCCGTCCAACAAGGAGGGCTTCGGGCTGGGTCTGCAGCTGAAGAA GATCCTGGGCATGTTCACATCCCAGCAATGGAAACATCTCAGCAATGATTTCCTGAAGACCCAGCAGGAGAAGCGGCACAGCTGGTTCAAGACAAGCGGCACCATCAAGAAGTTCCGTGCTGGGCTCAGCATCTTCTCACCCATCCCCAA GTCTCCCAGCTTCCCTGTTATCCAAGATTCAGTGCTGAAGGGCAAACTGGGCATCCCCGAGCCTCGTGTGAACCGCCTGATGAACCGCTCCGTGTCCTGCATGGTGAAGAATCCCAAGGTGGAAGTTTTTGGCTACCCACCCGCCAGCACCCAG GTCGGCGGCCACTGCAAGAACATCCCCACGCTGGAGTACGGCTTCCTCGTGCAG ATCATGAAGTACGCGGAGCAGCGGATCCCGACGCTCAACGAGTACTGCGTGGTGTGTGACGAGCAGCACGTCTTCCAGAACGGCTCCATGCTGAAG CCGGCCGTGTGCACCCGGGAGCTCTGCGTCTTCTCCTTCTACACGCTGGGCGTCATGTCCGGCGCGGCCGAGGAGGTGGCCACGGGTGCCGAG GTGGTGGACCTGCTGGTGGCCATGTGCCGCGCTGCCCTCGAGTCCCCTCGCAAGAGCATCATCTTCGAGCCTTACCCCTCCGTGGTGGACCCCAACGACCCCAAAACTCTGGCCTTCAACCCCAAG AAGAAGAACTACGAGCGGCTGCAGAAGGCCCTGGACAGTGTGATGTCCATCCGGGAGATGACCCAG GGGTCCTACCTGGAGATCAAGAAGCAGATGGACAAGCTGGACCCCCTGGCACATCCCCTCCTGCAGTG GATAATCTCCAGCAACAGATCCCACATTGTCAAGCTGCCTCTCAGCAGG CAGCTGAAGTTCATGCACACCTCCCACCAGttcctcctgctcagcagccccCCGGCCAAGGAAGCTCGGTTCCGCACGGCCAAGAAACTCTACGGCAGCACCTTCGCTTTCCA TGGCTCTCACATTGAGAACTGGCATTCCATCCTCCGCAACGGGCTGGTCAACGCCTCCTACACCAAACTGCAG CTGCATGGAGCAGCCTATGGCAAGGGCATCTATCTGAGCCCCATCTCCAGTATTTCCTTTGGATACTCAG GAATGGGGAAAGGGCAGCACCGGATGCCGTCGAAGGATGAGCTGGTGCAGCGGTACAACCGGATGAACACGATCCCCCAG ACCCGCTCCATCCAGTCCCGCTTCCTCCAGAGCCGCAACCTGAACTGCATCGCGCTTTGCGAAg TGATCACCTCCAAGGACCTGCAGAAACACGGCAACATCTGGGTCTGCCCTGTCTCGGACCACGTCTGCACACGCTTCTTCTTTGT GTACGAAGATGGCCAAGTGGGAGATGCCAATATCAATACTCaggaccccaaaatccagaaGGAGATCATGCGTGTGATCGGGACTCAGGTGTACACAAACTGA
- the PARP6 gene encoding protein mono-ADP-ribosyltransferase PARP6 isoform X5, with product MDLKGQYWTDDDSDGDNESEEFLYGVQGTCAADLYRHPQLDADIEAVKEIYSENAVAVREYGTIDDVDIDLHVNISFLDEEVATAWKVLRTEPIVLRLRFSLSQYLDGPEPSIEVFQPSNKEGFGLGLQLKKILGMFTSQQWKHLSNDFLKTQQEKRHSWFKTSGTIKKFRAGLSIFSPIPKSPSFPVIQDSVLKGKLGIPEPRVNRLMNRSVSCMVKNPKVEVFGYPPASTQVGGHCKNIPTLEYGFLVQIMKYAEQRIPTLNEYCVVCDEQHVFQNGSMLKPAVCTRELCVFSFYTLGVMSGAAEEVATGAEVVDLLVAMCRAALESPRKSIIFEPYPSVVDPNDPKTLAFNPKKKNYERLQKALDSVMSIREMTQGSYLEIKKQMDKLDPLAHPLLQWIISSNRSHIVKLPLSRLKFMHTSHQFLLLSSPPAKEARFRTAKKLYGSTFAFHGSHIENWHSILRNGLVNASYTKLQLHGAAYGKGIYLSPISSISFGYSGMGKGQHRMPSKDELVQRYNRMNTIPQTRSIQSRFLQSRNLNCIALCEVITSKDLQKHGNIWVCPVSDHVCTRFFFVYEDGQVGDANINTQDPKIQKEIMRVIGTQVYTN from the exons ATG gacCTCAAGGGCCAGTACTGGACGGACGATGACTCCGATGGGGACAATGAGTCCGAGGAGTTCCTCTATGGCGTGCAG gggaCCTGCGCCGCCGACCTGTACCGGCACCCACAGCTGGACGCCGACATCGAGGCGGTGAAGGAGATCTACAGCGAGAATGCCGTGGCCGTCAG GGAGTATGGGACCATCGATGACGTGGACATCGACCTCCATGTGAACATCAGCTTCCTCGAT gaggaggtggcGACGGCGTGGAAGGTGCTGCGGACGGAGCCCATCGTCCTCCGCCTGCgcttctccctctcccagtACCTCGATGGCCCCG AACCGTCCATCGAGGTTTTCCAGCCGTCCAACAAGGAGGGCTTCGGGCTGGGTCTGCAGCTGAAGAA GATCCTGGGCATGTTCACATCCCAGCAATGGAAACATCTCAGCAATGATTTCCTGAAGACCCAGCAGGAGAAGCGGCACAGCTGGTTCAAGACAAGCGGCACCATCAAGAAGTTCCGTGCTGGGCTCAGCATCTTCTCACCCATCCCCAA GTCTCCCAGCTTCCCTGTTATCCAAGATTCAGTGCTGAAGGGCAAACTGGGCATCCCCGAGCCTCGTGTGAACCGCCTGATGAACCGCTCCGTGTCCTGCATGGTGAAGAATCCCAAGGTGGAAGTTTTTGGCTACCCACCCGCCAGCACCCAG GTCGGCGGCCACTGCAAGAACATCCCCACGCTGGAGTACGGCTTCCTCGTGCAG ATCATGAAGTACGCGGAGCAGCGGATCCCGACGCTCAACGAGTACTGCGTGGTGTGTGACGAGCAGCACGTCTTCCAGAACGGCTCCATGCTGAAG CCGGCCGTGTGCACCCGGGAGCTCTGCGTCTTCTCCTTCTACACGCTGGGCGTCATGTCCGGCGCGGCCGAGGAGGTGGCCACGGGTGCCGAG GTGGTGGACCTGCTGGTGGCCATGTGCCGCGCTGCCCTCGAGTCCCCTCGCAAGAGCATCATCTTCGAGCCTTACCCCTCCGTGGTGGACCCCAACGACCCCAAAACTCTGGCCTTCAACCCCAAG AAGAAGAACTACGAGCGGCTGCAGAAGGCCCTGGACAGTGTGATGTCCATCCGGGAGATGACCCAG GGGTCCTACCTGGAGATCAAGAAGCAGATGGACAAGCTGGACCCCCTGGCACATCCCCTCCTGCAGTG GATAATCTCCAGCAACAGATCCCACATTGTCAAGCTGCCTCTCAGCAGG CTGAAGTTCATGCACACCTCCCACCAGttcctcctgctcagcagccccCCGGCCAAGGAAGCTCGGTTCCGCACGGCCAAGAAACTCTACGGCAGCACCTTCGCTTTCCA TGGCTCTCACATTGAGAACTGGCATTCCATCCTCCGCAACGGGCTGGTCAACGCCTCCTACACCAAACTGCAG CTGCATGGAGCAGCCTATGGCAAGGGCATCTATCTGAGCCCCATCTCCAGTATTTCCTTTGGATACTCAG GAATGGGGAAAGGGCAGCACCGGATGCCGTCGAAGGATGAGCTGGTGCAGCGGTACAACCGGATGAACACGATCCCCCAG ACCCGCTCCATCCAGTCCCGCTTCCTCCAGAGCCGCAACCTGAACTGCATCGCGCTTTGCGAAg TGATCACCTCCAAGGACCTGCAGAAACACGGCAACATCTGGGTCTGCCCTGTCTCGGACCACGTCTGCACACGCTTCTTCTTTGT GTACGAAGATGGCCAAGTGGGAGATGCCAATATCAATACTCaggaccccaaaatccagaaGGAGATCATGCGTGTGATCGGGACTCAGGTGTACACAAACTGA
- the PARP6 gene encoding protein mono-ADP-ribosyltransferase PARP6 isoform X2 — protein sequence MCSPNPLPNPLLPRPCCLPPLCPQDLKGQYWTDDDSDGDNESEEFLYGVQGTCAADLYRHPQLDADIEAVKEIYSENAVAVREYGTIDDVDIDLHVNISFLDEEVATAWKVLRTEPIVLRLRFSLSQYLDGPEPSIEVFQPSNKEGFGLGLQLKKILGMFTSQQWKHLSNDFLKTQQEKRHSWFKTSGTIKKFRAGLSIFSPIPKSPSFPVIQDSVLKGKLGIPEPRVNRLMNRSVSCMVKNPKVEVFGYPPASTQAGVAPFNILVGGHCKNIPTLEYGFLVQIMKYAEQRIPTLNEYCVVCDEQHVFQNGSMLKPAVCTRELCVFSFYTLGVMSGAAEEVATGAEVVDLLVAMCRAALESPRKSIIFEPYPSVVDPNDPKTLAFNPKKKNYERLQKALDSVMSIREMTQGSYLEIKKQMDKLDPLAHPLLQWIISSNRSHIVKLPLSRQLKFMHTSHQFLLLSSPPAKEARFRTAKKLYGSTFAFHGSHIENWHSILRNGLVNASYTKLQLHGAAYGKGIYLSPISSISFGYSGMGKGQHRMPSKDELVQRYNRMNTIPQTRSIQSRFLQSRNLNCIALCEVITSKDLQKHGNIWVCPVSDHVCTRFFFVYEDGQVGDANINTQDPKIQKEIMRVIGTQVYTN from the exons ATGTGCTCCCCCAATCCACTCCCCAACCCTCTTCTCCCCcgtccctgctgcctcccacccctctgtccccaggacCTCAAGGGCCAGTACTGGACGGACGATGACTCCGATGGGGACAATGAGTCCGAGGAGTTCCTCTATGGCGTGCAG gggaCCTGCGCCGCCGACCTGTACCGGCACCCACAGCTGGACGCCGACATCGAGGCGGTGAAGGAGATCTACAGCGAGAATGCCGTGGCCGTCAG GGAGTATGGGACCATCGATGACGTGGACATCGACCTCCATGTGAACATCAGCTTCCTCGAT gaggaggtggcGACGGCGTGGAAGGTGCTGCGGACGGAGCCCATCGTCCTCCGCCTGCgcttctccctctcccagtACCTCGATGGCCCCG AACCGTCCATCGAGGTTTTCCAGCCGTCCAACAAGGAGGGCTTCGGGCTGGGTCTGCAGCTGAAGAA GATCCTGGGCATGTTCACATCCCAGCAATGGAAACATCTCAGCAATGATTTCCTGAAGACCCAGCAGGAGAAGCGGCACAGCTGGTTCAAGACAAGCGGCACCATCAAGAAGTTCCGTGCTGGGCTCAGCATCTTCTCACCCATCCCCAA GTCTCCCAGCTTCCCTGTTATCCAAGATTCAGTGCTGAAGGGCAAACTGGGCATCCCCGAGCCTCGTGTGAACCGCCTGATGAACCGCTCCGTGTCCTGCATGGTGAAGAATCCCAAGGTGGAAGTTTTTGGCTACCCACCCGCCAGCACCCAGGCAGGTGTTGCCCCCTTCAACATCCTG GTCGGCGGCCACTGCAAGAACATCCCCACGCTGGAGTACGGCTTCCTCGTGCAG ATCATGAAGTACGCGGAGCAGCGGATCCCGACGCTCAACGAGTACTGCGTGGTGTGTGACGAGCAGCACGTCTTCCAGAACGGCTCCATGCTGAAG CCGGCCGTGTGCACCCGGGAGCTCTGCGTCTTCTCCTTCTACACGCTGGGCGTCATGTCCGGCGCGGCCGAGGAGGTGGCCACGGGTGCCGAG GTGGTGGACCTGCTGGTGGCCATGTGCCGCGCTGCCCTCGAGTCCCCTCGCAAGAGCATCATCTTCGAGCCTTACCCCTCCGTGGTGGACCCCAACGACCCCAAAACTCTGGCCTTCAACCCCAAG AAGAAGAACTACGAGCGGCTGCAGAAGGCCCTGGACAGTGTGATGTCCATCCGGGAGATGACCCAG GGGTCCTACCTGGAGATCAAGAAGCAGATGGACAAGCTGGACCCCCTGGCACATCCCCTCCTGCAGTG GATAATCTCCAGCAACAGATCCCACATTGTCAAGCTGCCTCTCAGCAGG CAGCTGAAGTTCATGCACACCTCCCACCAGttcctcctgctcagcagccccCCGGCCAAGGAAGCTCGGTTCCGCACGGCCAAGAAACTCTACGGCAGCACCTTCGCTTTCCA TGGCTCTCACATTGAGAACTGGCATTCCATCCTCCGCAACGGGCTGGTCAACGCCTCCTACACCAAACTGCAG CTGCATGGAGCAGCCTATGGCAAGGGCATCTATCTGAGCCCCATCTCCAGTATTTCCTTTGGATACTCAG GAATGGGGAAAGGGCAGCACCGGATGCCGTCGAAGGATGAGCTGGTGCAGCGGTACAACCGGATGAACACGATCCCCCAG ACCCGCTCCATCCAGTCCCGCTTCCTCCAGAGCCGCAACCTGAACTGCATCGCGCTTTGCGAAg TGATCACCTCCAAGGACCTGCAGAAACACGGCAACATCTGGGTCTGCCCTGTCTCGGACCACGTCTGCACACGCTTCTTCTTTGT GTACGAAGATGGCCAAGTGGGAGATGCCAATATCAATACTCaggaccccaaaatccagaaGGAGATCATGCGTGTGATCGGGACTCAGGTGTACACAAACTGA